AGCATAGCCGAGCCATAACTGATACGCTCAAAGCTATCCCGAATGCCTGCGAAGGAATTGATAATTTCTGCCTGCGTGACAATATCAAGGTTCCGGCCTTTGTATAGCAGCAAGTCGACATGAGTAAAAGGTTCAAGTCGACAGCCGAATTTACTTTTCGTTTTCCGAACGCCCTTGGCAACCGCGCTGACCCTACCGTGTGTACTGGTCAAAATTGTGATAATGCGATCGGCCTCACCAAGTTTGTGCGTTCTTAAAATAATACCTTGGGTTTTATAAAGCGACAATGGGCCTCCAATAGTGTGATTTAACTGCAGTTCTTACTGTGTTCTTCCTATTATTTTGCGCCGTTTACGATTATTTAGCAAACCCCAAGCGCCAGGTGATGATGCCTCACCGATCCTCATTATTGTACCCTTTCGTACCGAGTACATCAATAATTTAGCATATTAAATTACTAAAACCTGTTACCACCTAGACGACCCATTTTCTGCATTATAAAAATAGCGTTAATTACGCGTATTTTCCCCCTTTAACCCTAAAGTAAGCACTGGAAAAAGCCGATATTTTGATTGTAACTATATAGTGAGTGAGCTTAAAAAGGTAGGGTACGGTGCAACGCTTTTTTTGTTTTAACCAAAAAGGTTCAATGATTATTGAAAGCCTTATAGCGCTTTCAATCGTTTGTGTTGCCCTGATATCGCTCGTACCGATGATGGTCTCCGCAACACGGACCGCTACCTTTAACGAACAGCGCACCAAAGCATACAGCATCGCAACCAAGAAGATCGAAGCGATTAAAAGCCTGGCTTACGAAAGTGTCGGCGTCCAAGGCGCGTATCCACCGGGGGTTTTACAACGTGACGAAGCGGTGCCATCCGACAATATTACGTTTAATGTGCAAACTGTTGTGTCCTGGGTGGATAACCCGGATGATGGAATCTCACCAACCGATCCCGATGGTCGTGATTACAAGCAGGTAACCGTCACCGTCTCGTGGACAAGCGAGTTTGGACCGGGTTCCGTCAAAGCAACCACAAATATTACCCGTGAATCGGACGAGCAATTAATCTTCGGCGGCAATATTAAAGTTATCGTGAAGACACTTGGCGGTCAGGTGGTCGAGGGTGCTAAAGTCGATATCTTGCAAGGTCCCGGATCCCCTATGACCGGCTACACCGATGGTGACGGTAAACTCATTTTTTACGCATTAGTGGAGAGCGTTACCGAAAAAGATTACGCGATTACCGTGTCGAAAGCGGGTTATGTATGCCAGCCTAAGTTAGCCGTCCAGCATGCAACCTCGAAGAGCGGCCAGATGGATGTTCTTGAGTTTATCATTTCACAGCCCGGACAACTTACGGTTAGGCTCGTCGATCAGGCCGGTACCCTGATAACCACCGATTCAACAATTACGATAACCGGCTCTGAGGCAACCGGTACGTCCGTCTATCATCAGATTAACAACGGATGTTATCAGATTGATAACGTCTTCCCCGGAGGTTGGCAGATAGCGCCGACCGCCCGTCTTTACCTTGCACCGAGCCAACCGGCAAGCGTACAAGTTGATGCCGGCAAGACAACAAGCGTCAACATAACAATGTTGCCGCCGGCGCAGGGCAGACTGCATCTTACCGTACGCGATGCAACGACACTGGTTGGGATCGGCAGTGCAACCGCTATCCTAACCGGAATATCAGCAACCGATACCGCTAATATGACAACGAACGTGCAAGGAACCGCCGATGTAACGATAACCGCCGGTACATATCGCCTGCAGGTCTCTAAAGCCAGTTACACAGGATTCGACCAGCAAATTACGATTGATTCTTCCGGAACAACAAACTACACGGTCGACCTTGCCCCGGTGCCACAATATGGAACGCTAGCCTTAACCGTTCGCAATTCGCAAACATCTGCTCTTATCGGCGGGGCACAAGCCACACTTACAGGCCCGACGCCAGCTAACGCAACAACCGATGCAAATGGAACCGCAAACATGAGCGTACAGGTAGGCACATATACCTTGACGGTGACAAAGAGTGGTTATACTGACTACAGCCAGCAGGTCACAATAGTAGCGGGCGCAAACAGCCTGACGGTTAATCTCGTTCCTACGGCAACGCAAAACGGGACGTTCGCCCTAACCGTTCGCAACTGGTATACACGCAGCACAGTTAGCAGCGCACAAGTCACCCTTGCGGGCCTCAGCTCGGCGAGTGGTACAACAAATTTATCAGGCCAAGCCAGCTTCACCGTACCGGCAGGTACGTATACCTTGACGGTGACAAAGAGTGGTTATACTGACTACAGCCAGCAGGTCACAATAGTAGCGGGCGCAAACAGCCTGACGGTCTATATCGTTCCGTTCGGATCGTTAAAGGTTTATGCAAGTGCCAATACTAAGATCCGCGTAACCGGACCAGGCTATAGCCGCGATCAAACTGTCGGCTGGGATTGGACGGTAACGTTTAGCAATCTGTCTGCCGCCACAACAGGAACAATATATACTGTGAGAAGATATCGTAACGGTAGCTGGACTGATTCAAAAACAATTACGATCAATCCTGGGCAACAAGGGTCGGTGGATTACACTGGCTGGCATTAATAAAAGGCGCACGACGTCAATGTCACAACCAATACTGAACGACCGCGGTATGACGCTCCCAGAGCTGCTTATCGGGATGAGCCTTATGCTTTTGGCGCTTACTCTTGTCTACATGCTGTTCCAGCTCGCACAGGTCAATTGGCTGAATGATACGCAAAGAATCAGTGCACGGGACGAAGCCGCTCGTGTTATCGATGCAATTCCACGGAAATTGCGTGGTGCCCAGGCCATTAGCGAAGGAGCGCCAATTATAGCCGCAGCCGATAAAAACGATATCACCTTCTATACAAACGTCGATACCGATACTGCCCCTGAGAAGGTTCGCTACTATGTACAGAATAAATCGCTGCAACTCGTAGTAACGCAACCGTCGACTACGACGGAACCGTGGCAATACAACAATCCGGGCCAAACGAGCATCGTGGCAAGGCTTCTGCAAAACGACATGACTAATCCTTTATTCATATATCTCAATGCGTCCAATGCAGAAGTTACCGGATCGCCGGTAGGGCAAAGCGACCTACCAAATATCTGTTCTGTTAAGATACGTGCGATCGCCGATGATGATACTAGCACCGCGCTCGGTCGGATTGACATCGACACCGTTATATATTTAAGGAACAACTAATGGGTAGACTATATAAAACCAAGCAAGCACTAAATAATATAAGAAATTATCCCTTGAACGATAAGGGTTTTGGGATGATGGCTATTATGCCGGTTTTAAGCATCATCCTCATTCTCTCAATCCTCGGATTTGGCCTGATGTATCGCACGGGGAATGCTACGCATTCAGCCAGCCGTGAAACCGCATCTATGCGGGCGTTTTATGTGGCTGAAGCCGGTATCAACGACTATCTTTGGCATCTTAATAAAAACAACGACTATTATATAACGACGGTACACCCTGCGCAGGGTTTAGATGGGGGCGGCGCTAAAAAGTGGATAACGCTCGACTCCACGGATACGGCATTCCACCTGGAAGTTGCCCAAACCACCGACACACCGGGTGTGGTCGTTACCGCGACAGGGCGCGCGACAAGCGGTGATGCCGACGCTGAACGCACCATACAGGCGATTATAAAAAAGAAGAGCTTTACGCGGTATATCTACTTTACAAACTACGAAACCGATGAGCTTTCAGGTCTAAGCATAGTATTTACTACCGGTGACACTATACGAGGCGCGCTCTTTTCGAACGACACAATCCACATCAACGGTAATCCGACCTTTGAAAAGAAAGTCACCACTGCGGAAACAATTAGCAAAACATACAGCAGCCAACCTACATTCCAGCAAGGATACGAGGAGCAGGCGCCAGTGCTTGGAATGCCACAAACCAACACAAGCTTAATCAACTGGTCGAAGAGCTTAGCCGGTGGTTATTACTATTATGGCATGACGACTATCATTTTGAATTCAAACGGAACGATGTCGATTACCAACACTAACCCCCTCTCAGAAGCGCCGACCGGCACTGCCACAGCCCCTGTGACGCTTCCCATACCGGCAAGCGGTGTCATCTATGTGAACGGAACGGGTACGACAAAGGGCGGCGCCAATACCGGGGATGTTTACGTAAAGGGTCAGCTTAAGGGCAGACTTACGATTGCAGTGAAAAACAACATATATGTCTTTGGCGATATCACATACAATACGACGGGCGAGAACCCGCCAACCACCATGCTCGGATTGGTTGCAGAGAATTATGTCTACGTTATGCGCAAGTGGAGTGGCGGAGGCAGCCAGCTACCGCCGAACGGCTCAGCCGGGAGCACCGATATTGCACAATCCAATATCACAATCAATGCCGCGATACTGGCGATTAATCATTCATTCGGCTTTGAAGATGCGGCACATAGTTCTACGGAAAATGCGCTTACGGTAAAGGGCTCAATCGCTCAGATGTATCGAGGCATCGTAGGTTACCTCGGATCTCCACGAATCGGTTATTTAAAAGACTATTCCTACGA
This window of the Candidatus Aquicultor sp. genome carries:
- a CDS encoding prepilin-type N-terminal cleavage/methylation domain-containing protein, giving the protein MSQPILNDRGMTLPELLIGMSLMLLALTLVYMLFQLAQVNWLNDTQRISARDEAARVIDAIPRKLRGAQAISEGAPIIAAADKNDITFYTNVDTDTAPEKVRYYVQNKSLQLVVTQPSTTTEPWQYNNPGQTSIVARLLQNDMTNPLFIYLNASNAEVTGSPVGQSDLPNICSVKIRAIADDDTSTALGRIDIDTVIYLRNN
- a CDS encoding carboxypeptidase regulatory-like domain-containing protein, whose product is MIIESLIALSIVCVALISLVPMMVSATRTATFNEQRTKAYSIATKKIEAIKSLAYESVGVQGAYPPGVLQRDEAVPSDNITFNVQTVVSWVDNPDDGISPTDPDGRDYKQVTVTVSWTSEFGPGSVKATTNITRESDEQLIFGGNIKVIVKTLGGQVVEGAKVDILQGPGSPMTGYTDGDGKLIFYALVESVTEKDYAITVSKAGYVCQPKLAVQHATSKSGQMDVLEFIISQPGQLTVRLVDQAGTLITTDSTITITGSEATGTSVYHQINNGCYQIDNVFPGGWQIAPTARLYLAPSQPASVQVDAGKTTSVNITMLPPAQGRLHLTVRDATTLVGIGSATAILTGISATDTANMTTNVQGTADVTITAGTYRLQVSKASYTGFDQQITIDSSGTTNYTVDLAPVPQYGTLALTVRNSQTSALIGGAQATLTGPTPANATTDANGTANMSVQVGTYTLTVTKSGYTDYSQQVTIVAGANSLTVNLVPTATQNGTFALTVRNWYTRSTVSSAQVTLAGLSSASGTTNLSGQASFTVPAGTYTLTVTKSGYTDYSQQVTIVAGANSLTVYIVPFGSLKVYASANTKIRVTGPGYSRDQTVGWDWTVTFSNLSAATTGTIYTVRRYRNGSWTDSKTITINPGQQGSVDYTGWH